A single genomic interval of Agarivorans aestuarii harbors:
- a CDS encoding methyl-accepting chemotaxis protein gives MMDKLSLSQKIALIPCGIVLLLALMLWNSHYSISGVQQQAVEFSSTVEPSARLAGELSVNALQRLVLQSRYSQSEDPRLLQQYQQLAEQAQNLAQSPHLAGFENAEQITGNSQLLDQHFVDELVPLLAEVSALENTVLRQLVPQALAKTADIHATLDLLNSGRLPALTVSLANHIQAASIALMSHLNRRDSRSKDQFYLELFGAENDLIDLTKGLNREHHKAWIAEVEQYVKQLSLAAIGIFELLEEQELLMEDLLNPAAEQVVQGAGDSQQTQWQILGESSQAIAQQLHQTARTSLAFGVSIVFISLLLAWVITRFIRQPVVTMVQAMQAIAQGDGDLTQRLKVKGKDELAQLAAAFNQFIELLQGTVTSINQHVATLNEAANQLNQLAQQSKGQVGQQQQVVAEVSQHIGSLSQGFNEVANHVRNADQSAIAIDEASMKGNTLTQSATNEIKHLVSQVDTASVDMRELAQNSKDASKILEVINGIAEQTNLLALNAAIESARAGEHGRGFAVVADEVRNLAKQTRGSTDQIEQMMSDLVKGAEKTEGQMQQGKVQANTSFVLMSEMQLSVEKTHQLVSDITRLLDDVSAACDAQLSTSETVVSEMQDIESAAQMSLEGTEQTAEQAHKVGQLSSLIQASIANFKV, from the coding sequence ATGATGGACAAACTCAGCCTTAGTCAAAAAATCGCGCTTATTCCTTGTGGCATAGTGTTGCTGCTAGCCTTAATGCTATGGAATAGTCACTACTCTATAAGTGGGGTACAACAACAAGCGGTAGAGTTTTCTAGCACCGTAGAGCCTAGCGCCCGTTTGGCCGGAGAACTATCGGTAAATGCCTTGCAGCGTTTGGTATTACAGTCTCGCTATAGCCAAAGCGAAGATCCACGTTTGTTGCAGCAATATCAGCAGCTGGCTGAACAAGCTCAGAACTTGGCGCAAAGCCCGCATTTAGCTGGCTTTGAAAATGCTGAGCAAATAACGGGTAATAGCCAATTATTGGATCAACATTTTGTCGACGAACTGGTGCCACTGTTAGCGGAGGTAAGCGCCTTAGAAAACACCGTATTGCGCCAACTGGTACCACAAGCCTTGGCGAAAACTGCGGATATTCATGCCACCCTAGATTTGCTTAACTCCGGGCGTTTACCAGCCCTAACCGTAAGTTTAGCCAATCATATTCAAGCGGCATCCATTGCCCTGATGAGCCACCTCAATCGCCGAGACAGCCGCAGTAAAGACCAATTCTATTTAGAACTTTTTGGTGCCGAAAACGACCTTATTGATTTAACAAAGGGTCTAAATCGAGAGCACCACAAAGCATGGATTGCTGAAGTAGAACAATACGTTAAACAGCTTTCGCTAGCGGCTATTGGCATTTTTGAGCTCTTAGAAGAGCAAGAGCTATTAATGGAAGATTTGCTCAACCCCGCCGCTGAGCAAGTGGTGCAGGGCGCCGGCGATAGCCAGCAAACACAATGGCAAATTTTGGGAGAATCTAGCCAAGCCATTGCTCAGCAGCTGCACCAAACTGCGCGCACAAGCTTGGCTTTTGGTGTATCAATTGTATTTATTTCATTGTTGCTCGCATGGGTGATTACCCGATTTATTCGCCAACCTGTGGTTACCATGGTGCAAGCCATGCAGGCGATTGCCCAAGGAGATGGGGATTTAACCCAGCGTTTAAAAGTTAAAGGTAAAGATGAATTAGCCCAGCTGGCAGCGGCATTTAATCAATTTATTGAGTTGCTGCAGGGCACGGTTACAAGCATTAACCAGCATGTTGCCACCTTGAATGAAGCGGCCAATCAGCTAAACCAGTTGGCCCAGCAATCTAAGGGGCAAGTAGGTCAACAGCAACAAGTTGTTGCCGAAGTAAGCCAGCATATTGGCAGCTTGTCGCAAGGTTTTAATGAAGTGGCCAATCATGTACGTAATGCCGACCAGTCGGCAATTGCGATTGATGAAGCGTCGATGAAAGGAAATACCCTGACTCAATCGGCTACCAATGAAATTAAGCACTTGGTGAGTCAAGTAGATACAGCCTCGGTAGATATGCGTGAATTAGCGCAAAACAGTAAAGACGCCAGCAAAATCTTAGAAGTGATTAACGGCATTGCCGAACAAACTAACCTGCTGGCGCTTAATGCTGCGATTGAGTCTGCACGCGCTGGTGAGCATGGCCGTGGCTTTGCGGTAGTTGCCGATGAGGTTCGCAATTTAGCTAAGCAAACCCGTGGTTCAACCGATCAAATCGAACAGATGATGAGTGACTTAGTGAAAGGCGCCGAGAAAACCGAGGGGCAAATGCAACAAGGCAAAGTGCAAGCTAATACCAGTTTTGTACTAATGTCAGAAATGCAGCTTTCAGTAGAGAAAACCCATCAATTGGTAAGCGACATCACACGTTTGCTTGATGATGTAAGTGCCGCTTGTGATGCGCAATTATCAACCTCTGAAACAGTGGTTAGTGAGATGCAAGATATTGAGTCGGCAGCTCAAATGAGTTTAGAAGGCACCGAGCAAACCGCTGAGCAAGCTCATAAGGTTGGTCAATTGAGTAGCCTTATTCAAGCCAGTATTGCTAATTTCAAGGTATAA
- a CDS encoding alkaline phosphatase — protein MRLGKVLKVVAGVSIASAVVGCNSDTEYVYLDPPIADSIDLGPFKCSGEEIAADANKDCRLYIKGSMNSWSSRPEAQLHYQGDGEYIALFSMQPGEYSFKISDPSWSAERDLAIGEDADAEVVFDIPMELQRKYDDFGNQNMDITVADDEDQVFRFTLDASATIDNPTLLIENITDSDVDNLSQAMYLVGTFNDWIADESSQFSYAGAGNYQLQMNFAEAGTISFNLHQGIDSPLVYGSLDNQPISLTEGESSLTTYPGGKMSAQVEAGSYVFSLSTLGDGQQAVPLTLAKVRAVVGHDTVTVANLPTSLTADGSTFAQSYHWDTEGDMSVALTDDDSQTISDIRKLASADATGRYQVNLTTNQGLATQTSSSQEIDVIDLESANNIVMMIGDGMGYGQIDITRAYMGEALFLESGKHRGDIKTASADTLGYENLAELGMNYYTDSAAAATAISTGRKAISGTIAQARPGDGSDLETILEYAQKQGKSVGIVATSHCVHATPAAFASHGPNRNDFVTLSKSMFGDVKPNVALCGSKQVDGVDVISQQADLGGYTIVKNKTDMIPAVAALPANDPNAEILFAGIFGEDEIPYILPLGDQKSYEEQDIPQLNEMTQVAIDILSKNPNGFVLMVEGSQIDFAGHLNDEERLIHETIAFDKTVEEVVNWSDLRSDSMVIVTADHETGGLVLEKTNGIGVVPEVSWKWGSHTNVDVPIASWGLNSHAFVGRTVDNTAIYNVMRGALDAN, from the coding sequence ATGCGTTTAGGGAAAGTATTAAAAGTAGTTGCAGGGGTGTCTATCGCCTCTGCTGTAGTCGGTTGTAATAGTGATACCGAATATGTGTATTTGGATCCACCCATCGCCGACAGTATTGATTTAGGGCCGTTTAAATGTAGCGGTGAAGAAATTGCTGCTGACGCCAACAAAGATTGTCGCTTGTATATCAAGGGCTCTATGAATAGCTGGTCTTCGCGCCCAGAAGCTCAGTTACACTACCAAGGCGACGGTGAATACATTGCCTTATTTAGCATGCAGCCAGGTGAGTACTCCTTCAAAATCTCTGACCCAAGCTGGAGTGCCGAGCGCGACTTAGCGATTGGTGAAGACGCCGATGCTGAAGTGGTATTTGATATCCCAATGGAACTGCAACGTAAGTACGACGACTTTGGTAACCAGAACATGGATATCACCGTTGCCGACGATGAAGATCAGGTATTTCGTTTTACTCTTGATGCTTCAGCTACCATCGACAATCCTACATTGTTGATTGAAAACATCACCGACAGTGATGTTGATAACTTAAGCCAAGCTATGTACCTAGTAGGCACCTTCAATGATTGGATCGCCGACGAAAGCAGCCAATTTAGCTATGCTGGTGCAGGTAACTATCAGCTACAAATGAACTTCGCAGAAGCCGGTACCATTAGCTTTAACTTACACCAAGGCATCGATTCACCATTAGTTTATGGCTCTTTAGATAATCAGCCAATTAGCTTAACCGAAGGTGAATCGTCACTGACAACTTACCCAGGCGGCAAAATGTCGGCACAGGTAGAAGCGGGCAGCTACGTATTTTCACTGTCTACTTTGGGTGATGGTCAGCAAGCTGTGCCACTTACCTTGGCAAAAGTACGTGCTGTGGTTGGTCACGACACCGTAACTGTGGCTAACTTGCCTACCAGCTTAACGGCAGACGGCAGTACCTTTGCGCAAAGTTACCACTGGGATACAGAAGGTGACATGAGCGTTGCCCTAACTGACGATGACAGCCAAACCATTAGCGACATTCGCAAACTGGCCAGTGCAGATGCCACAGGCCGTTACCAAGTAAACTTAACCACCAATCAAGGTTTAGCGACTCAAACCAGTTCTAGCCAAGAGATTGATGTCATTGATCTTGAATCAGCCAATAACATTGTAATGATGATTGGCGATGGTATGGGTTATGGGCAAATTGATATTACTCGCGCCTACATGGGTGAAGCCTTATTCCTAGAATCTGGTAAGCATCGCGGCGATATTAAAACTGCCAGTGCCGATACCTTAGGTTACGAGAACTTGGCAGAGCTAGGCATGAATTACTACACCGATTCTGCAGCGGCAGCCACGGCAATCTCTACTGGCCGTAAAGCGATTTCAGGCACTATTGCTCAAGCACGTCCGGGAGATGGTTCTGATTTAGAAACCATTTTGGAATATGCGCAAAAGCAGGGTAAATCGGTAGGTATTGTGGCAACGTCGCACTGTGTTCACGCAACACCTGCGGCCTTTGCTTCACATGGTCCAAATCGAAATGATTTTGTGACGCTTTCAAAAAGCATGTTTGGCGATGTAAAACCTAACGTAGCCTTATGTGGCAGTAAGCAAGTTGATGGCGTAGATGTGATTAGCCAGCAAGCTGACTTAGGTGGCTACACTATCGTGAAAAACAAAACCGATATGATTCCTGCGGTAGCGGCTTTACCTGCTAACGACCCAAATGCAGAAATTCTATTTGCTGGTATTTTTGGTGAAGATGAAATTCCTTACATATTGCCTTTGGGAGATCAAAAAAGTTACGAAGAACAAGACATTCCACAGTTGAATGAAATGACCCAAGTAGCGATTGATATCTTATCGAAAAATCCAAATGGCTTTGTATTGATGGTAGAAGGTTCACAAATCGACTTTGCTGGTCACCTCAACGATGAAGAGCGCTTAATTCACGAAACCATTGCTTTTGATAAGACAGTGGAAGAAGTGGTTAATTGGTCTGATTTACGCAGCGACAGCATGGTGATTGTAACTGCAGACCACGAAACCGGTGGTTTGGTGCTTGAGAAAACCAACGGTATCGGTGTTGTACCAGAGGTAAGTTGGAAGTGGGGAAGTCACACTAACGTAGATGTGCCTATTGCATCTTGGGGTCTAAATTCACACGCCTTTGTGGGTCGTACGGTAGACAATACGGCTATTTACAATGTTATGCGTGGCGCTTTAGACGCTAACTAA